A DNA window from Castanea sativa cultivar Marrone di Chiusa Pesio chromosome 7, ASM4071231v1 contains the following coding sequences:
- the LOC142642083 gene encoding putative receptor-like serine/threonine-protein kinase At4g34500, with protein MSDSGEYAPSDDSIPDKLTSKTSFLSLKLYIVIGILLLCAISVFVAIFLFIRLKKNSRNCKVKMRVKHSSGLIPLVSKEIVEIKALDRNVNSEKAEVKIGNKDFKEPEEIKIEINEEIVKGDKGGGKSGESDVSGGSRSDVSVEAENIGWGRWYTLKELEVATRGFAEENIIGEGGYGVVYRGVINDGSVVAVKNLLNNKGQAEKEFKVEVEAIGKVRHKNLVGLVGYCAEGAQRMLVYEYVDNGNLEQWLHGDVGPVSPLTWDIRMKIAIGTAKGLAYLHEGLEPKVVHRDVKSSNILLDRKWIPKVSDFGLAKLLGSEASYVTTRVMGTFGYVSPEYASTGMLNEGSDVYSFGILLMEIITGRSPIDYSRPAGEMNLVDWFKGMVASRRGEELVDPLIEVQPSPRALKRALLICLRCIDLDANKRPKMGQIVHMLEADDFPYRSELRSAREKDPNPSRADIVSAKITYPSKNGGDGDRWR; from the exons ATGTCGGACTCCGGCGAATACGCACCCTCCGACGACTCTATCCCCGACAAGCTCACCTCCAAAACCTCATTCCTCAGCTTGAAACTCTACATCGTGATAGGGATCCTCTTGCTCTGCGCAATCTCAGTCTTCGTAGCGATCTTTCTCTTCATTCGCTTGAAGAAGAATTCTCGAAACTGCAAAGTCAAAATGCGCGTGAAGCACAGCTCGGGGCTAATCCCGCTGGTCTCCAAGGAGATCGTGGAGATCAAGGCGTTGGATCGAAACGTGAATTCGGAGAAAGCCGAGGTCAAAATCGGAAACAAGGATTTCAAAGAGCCAGAGGAGATTAAAATTGAGATTAACGAAGAAATTGTTAAAGGAGACAAAGGAGGTGGAAAGAGCGGAGAGAGTGACGTGTCCGGTGGTAGCCGGAGTGACGTGTCGGTGGAGGCCGAGAATATCGGGTGGGGCCGATGGTACACCTTGAAGGAGCTCGAGGTTGCGACACGTGGATTCGCCGAAGAGAACATCATCGGAGAAGGTGGTTACGGTGTCGTTTACAGAGGCGTCATCAACGACGGGTCGGTTGTCGCCGTCAAAAACCTTCTTAACAACAA GGGTCAGGCAGAAAAGGAGTTCAAGGTGGAAGTTGAAGCCATAGGGAAAGTAAGGCATAAGAACTTGGTAGGTCTAGTCGGCTATTGTGCAGAAGGTGCTCAAAG GATGCTTGTGTATGAGTATGTTGACAATGGCAATTTGGAGCAATGGTTGCATGGTGATGTAGGCCCAGTTAGTCCTCTGACCTGGGATATTCGAATGAAGATTGCCATTGGAACTGCGAAAGG GCTAGCCTATTTGCATGAAGGATTGGAACCCAAGGTTGTGCACCGTGATGTAAAATCCAGTAATATTCTCCTAGATAGAAAGTGGATCCCAAAAGTGTCAGACTTTGGACTGGCCAAGCTCTTAGGATCTGAAGCAAGCTATGTGACTACTCGTGTTATGGGGACCTTTGG ATATGTCTCTCCTGAGTATGCAAGCACGGGTATGCTTAATGAGGGGAGTGATGTGTATAGTTTTGGGATTTTACTCATGGAGATAATTACAGGAAGAAGTCCAATTGATTATTCCCGGCCAGCTGGGGAG ATGAACTTGGTGGATTGGTTTAAAGGGATGGTAGCAAGTCGTCGTGGAGAAGAGCTTGTGGACCCCCTGATTGAGGTTCAGCCCTCTCCCAGAGCTTTAAAGCGTGCATTGCTGATTTGTCTTCGTTGTATAGACTTGGATGCCAATAAGCGTCCAAAGATGGGGCAAATTGTTCATATGCTTGAGGCAGATGACTTCCCTTATCGTTCA GAACTCCGGTCAGCCCGGGAGAAAGATCCCAACCCCTCCCGTGCAGATATTGTGTCTGCAAAAATTACATATCCATCCAAGAATGGTGGGGATGGTGATAGATGGAGATGA
- the LOC142643615 gene encoding 17.5 kDa class I heat shock protein-like, whose amino-acid sequence MSMIPSFFSGQRSNIFDPFSLNIWDPFKDFPTQISKENSAFVNTHIDWKETPEAHVLKADLPGLNKDEVKVEVEDDRVVRISGERKIEKEDKNDTWHRVERSSGKFVRSFRLPENVKMDQIKAAMENGVLTVTVPKVEVKKPDVKAIEISG is encoded by the coding sequence ATGTCGATGATTCCAAGCTTCTTCAGTGGCCAACGCAGCAATATCTTCGACCCATTCTCTCTAAACATATGGGACCCATTCAAGGATTTCCCAACCCAAATTTCCAAAGAGAATTCTGCTTTCGTTAACACTCATATTGATTGGAAAGAGACCCCAGAAGCTCATGTGTTGAAGGCTGATCTTCCTGGGCTCAACAAGGACGAAGTGAAAGTCGAGGTCGAAGATGACAGAGTGGTTCGGATTAGTGGagagaggaagatagagaaggaAGACAAGAATGACACGTGGCATCGTGTCGAGCGGAGCAGTGGCAAGTTTGTGAGGAGTTTCAGGTTGCCGGAGAATGTGAAGATGGATCAGATTAAGGCTGCGATGGAGAATGGGGTTCTCACTGTTACTGTTCCTAAAGTGGAGGTGAAGAAACCTGATGTCAAGGCCATTGAAATCTCTGGttga